A window of Cynocephalus volans isolate mCynVol1 chromosome 3, mCynVol1.pri, whole genome shotgun sequence genomic DNA:
ATGGAGGCTGTTGTCTCCCATTGTAGATGACCTGATGGGGGCTGCTCTGATCCCTGCATCCCCAGAGGCCTGGGCCCCTTACCCTCTGTACACCACAGAGCTGACCCCAGCCATCTCCCACGCTGCGTTCACCTACccagctgccactgctgctgccgctgctctGCACGCTCAGGTAAGCCCCTTtgggtggggagtgggaaggggaAGAATGAGGGCTCTAAGCTGGCCAGATTTTGTACTTTCCTGGCCACAGTGCCACTCCTGTCCCCAGAGCTGCAGCAGAACTCTTGTCTTCCACAGCCCAGGCCCCAGGGACCTCCATGTTCCTGCCCTTAGGGTTTGGAATCTgacagaggggagggagaagatcAGCTATGAGGCCATGTGGAGGATACAAGGTGGAGAGCTGAGAGTGTGGTTCAGCCACCCCTGAACACCACGGCCAGGCCCCGTACTGTGTCCTGAGTGTGGCCTCATAGCCAGAccacctgcctctgcctcttcctGTCTTTGTGAATTTCATCAAGCTTTTAATGACTTCTGTGCTTCGATTTTTACTTATCTGGAGATAATAATATAATCTGCCTCAGGGCTGTCATGAAAGTTAGATTTTAAGACATGTGAAGTGATGTGGGACATGCTAGAATTGTACCTGGGACATCCTTGAGAGCTCATTGAGTGTTTGCTCTTGTTTTCATGAAGCCTGACACTGTCCACTCTGCACCTGTCCTGGGGCAGGATAGAGGGAAGGAGCGGGCACTTCAGGGGAGGGTTATTGCTGGGCCAGGTGGGCTTCGTGCCAAGTGCTGGCCTAGGTGCCTAAGGGGCTGGCAGGTGGTCAGATCCCAGCCCCTGGCCATGTGGGCATTTACTCTGGGCCGACTCTGCCACAAGTACAGGTCCCTGGAACACACTGCAGCAGAGAGGTCTCGTCCCACTGTATGTGTATagacgggggtgggggatgccTCACAGTGGCAATGACAGGATGCCACTGGGCAGCCACAGGAGGAAGGCTGAGGGGCAGTCCTGAGCCCACTTCAGCCTCTGGTCAGCCAAGTATCTGAGATCTGAGCTTCGGAAAGAGCGACCTGGCCAGGGTGTGCTGTGCTGTTGAGAAGGAGATGCTAGAGGCAGCTTGGACCTGGCCTGAGCAGTaggaggggctgaggaggggaGGAGATGAGAAGTCAGGAGGGGAGGGTTCCTAGGAACCAGaagctggaggtgggaggagtcAGGTGCTCTGCCCAAGAGCTGAGTGCACATCCATTTTCAGGTCCTTTGATGGGCTTGGTGACGGGTTTGCCCATTTCCAAGGTGGAAAGTTCAGATTCAGTGGCTACTACTTTAGCAGACTGTTTCCCCAGCAAGGGAATTCTCCCTGGCCACAGCAACTTTCAGTTGTATTGAGGGCAGAATCGTGGTTAAACTTGGCACTGTTCCCCAACTGAGCACCAGAGGCAGCTGGAAAATTGATCAGAGGGTAGGAAGGTGTTAAGTTCTTCCCCTGGATGGAAATGTTTGGGTATTTACCATAAGCCAAGTTTGTGGGGCTAATAGAGCAGGGAGCAGAGAAGCCTGTCCTGTCCTCCTTGACCTAGGCAGCTACGTGGTGCCCTGGGCCTTGTACCAAGCTGGGTGGGTTTAACTGCAGGGCCTTGCAAGGCATGGGACGGAATCACAGGTGCCGCCTCGCTGGGCACTTTGCCTCTGATCTAGCCTTGTCACCAATTAGCTACACGATCTTCACCTCTGGGCCTCcctgttctcatctgtaaaatgagaaggttAGACTGGATCAGGTGAAGAGGCTCTACCCCATCCTCTGAGATGCTAGGCAGTGGCAGAGCATGGGAGCCACAGATAGTGAGTTTGTCAAATGAGTAAGGAGTGGCACTTCTGCCCAGCCAACTGGGAGCACCCACTGCCACCCATCCCTGAGCTCCATACCCACAGCCACATGCCCTCCTGTTGCCTTCCTTTCCAGCTACCTCCCACCCTACCCACGCCAGACCAAATCTTGGCTGTCTTTCAACaccttgtgaccttgggcaagttacttaactcctcTGTGTCTCCATTTCTTTGTAAAATAGTGACTATAGTTCCTACTTGATAGGGTTGTTGTTAGCATGTTAGCATAGAGGAAGTGCTATAAAATTGTGCATGATCATGATTCTTATTTAATATCATTATTGTCTGGGTCCCCCTCAGATCCTCTCTGGGGCTGGAGGCCTCATAGTGCCTGAGTTCCTTCCTTCTGGCCTCCCTAGGAGGGGGATGGAGGCCACCCCAAAGGATAGTGGCATTTTTCGAGAGGCAGACTCATGACAAAAAATTAGAACAGGTTGTTGTTAGCTCTGTCTGCGACTCAAACTCTGGACATCCATTTCCTCAACAGTTAGGACCAAATGCAGCAATATACATGAAAGCGTTTTCCaagtaattacattttctttttttcttcaaagagttCCCCTCCTTGCCCCCTGACAGTGCTGCCCCAGAGATGGAAGCCGAAAGCATCTAAATAAAGGAAGTGGACATTGTTGATCCTAAGTGGATTATTCTGAACTCAGAGGACCAATAGAAAAGCTTGAGTTTTTCTGTGTCTGGGGGCAAGGACGTGAGCagcttaaaagacaaagagaaggtaGCAGCTAAAAGACGAAaggggctggttagctcagttggttagaggatggtgctgatgacaccaaggtccagggtttgatccctgaaaaggccagccaccaaaaaaaaaaaagttaaatagcCAATGAATATGGGAGCCAGGTGCCCACAGAAGTGTGAACTGCAGTATAGCCTATCTGTagcaaataaaagacaaaagggGAGAAGAATCAATACCTACTATCTTCACCCCAGCACACACACCCTGACCGCATGCCCATTGCCAGTAGCCCAGCCTGAGTTGAGGCCTCCATGGCCGTGTAGCTGCAGGACCCAGGCCTGCAGGAAGGGCCTTGGAGGTCATTCTATCCTGCTTTGTCTTGACCTTCTAATCCTCTTGGTAGAAACTTCTCCTTTAGGAAGGTGAGGCACAGTGGGGTTTGGCACATTAAGATGATGGCCTAAAAATAGGGGCTCTCCATGGCCTCTTGCATCCCAGGGTCCTCCCACCCTGGATTTCATTTTCCATGACAAACTGAGGAAATGACATTTCATCCTTAAACTGGTTCAGCCACTTGAACTATGATTTTAAGGTTACATAAACCCCCTTGCCTCCACTTTCTTATCTGTATAATGGAGATGAGAGTAGTGTCAACTTCATAGGATTTTCGTGTGGATTAAATGAATTTAGTTTATGGGACCTACTGGGTGCAGCATCTAGCATATGGTAAGTGCTTCATAAGCATCAGCGACTTACAGGTCTGCATTTATGCAATAAAAGACaagcagcatttttttctttttcctttggcttaTCATCTGACTCCCTAGAAAAACTATTACTTCTTAGATTTGGTAGGCAGTTGGGAGCATGTGTGTAAGTAAATCCATAGATGTGAATCTTATACAAAATTACTCTACATTTTTAATCGTTTAAAAGGACATTTTTCATGTCAGTAAATGTAGAGCTACATTTGGGCACGGGGGGGAGGccactggctggtacaggaatccgaactggtgaccttggggttataaggctgtgctctaaacagtAGATCTACATTTTGGATGCCTGGCTGGTTTGCCAGGCTTTATAAATGTGTCCAGCTCCCTGAGGATGGTAAGTTAAGGTTGTTTACACCATCTTTGCTATGGATAGGCTACACTGCAGTTCACACTTCTCTGGGCACCTGGCCCCCATGTTTATTGGCTATTCATATTTCTTCTCATGTAGATTCATTCCTTTGCCCACTTCTTGGTATGCCTTCTCATTTACTCAGCCCTAAGATCTGAGAGAGTGTTGAGTTCGTGTCCTCCCCGATTTGTGTTGAAGCAGCCGTCTTGGAGCCTGGTCATTGCTGCCTGTGGGTGGCCTCTCAGGAGCCCATGCTACCCCCACGGACAGCTGGAGGCCTGCAAGGATGCTGACTGCTGGTTCCCTGACATGCTGGCCTTGCCCCCTGAGCCTGGGCTCTCCTCTTCTGAGCTGGGGCAGGAAGAAGAGATCCAGGCAAGGTCTGCGCTTCTAGAGGACCCCAGACTGCTGGCCTCACCCAGGCACTGAGGGAGGTGGAGAAGCAGGCCCTCTAAGTGGGTCTGTCTGTGTCCGTGGCATGGCTCTCCTGAGCCCATAAATGGGAACTTTCCCCTACTTTCTCCCCAAGGAGTTGTCTGACTCATCTCAGGCTGAAGGAAAGTGGCTGCTTTAGAGGCAGGAGTTGTAGCACCGTGTGGGGAGAGTGTGGGACAGGATCTTGCAGATTCACTCAGAGAGGCCTTAAGTGGTTACTTGAGGCCTCAGCTTCCCAGTGGTAACAGCAGGTGAGTCGGAGGCCTCCCAAGCCCCTCCTGCTCTCTTGGACGTTATCCCTGTGCGGCCCTACAGGGCACCCAGCCGGTCAGGCGCTCCTTGCTGTGGGGCTGCTCCACCTGGAGGCTGGGGGAAGGGCAGTGGTCAGGACCCACTAAGGGGTTCCCCAAGCTGGACTGAGCTGCATTCCTCTCTGATAGCAGCACTGCTGGTTTCCTCATACGTCCCTCTCTTTTGGAATGAGTTCTAGTGTCCAGCCAGGCTTCCTGCTGAGAGGGCATCCTCCATGGCTCAGCAAAGGGCAAGAGAAGCTTCCTCCCACACAGCTGTcagccaggaagggaaggaacTGCTTCCAGATGTTGAGGCAGGATAGGACATCCGGTGGCCTCTGAGGTTGGACAGCTCAAAGGCCCGAAGAGACTCCTGACTCTTCAGTGTGGTGTGGGCTCAGTTCAGGTGGTCCCAGAAGCCCTGGAGTCTGTCATATCCTGGTGACAGCAGCGCCACATGTTCAGAGCCCAGGGAGATCCTAGAGTTGATTAGGTGGTCAGTCCTGCTGTGTACCAAGATGCTGGCATCTCAGGAGAGCCAGCCCCTAACTTGCTGCCCAGCTCTTGGGAGGTTGCGGTGGACAGAATTCTGCACTGTACAAAATAGCACCCAGAATTTGGAGGGGCACAGGCAAGTCCTTAGGACACTTCCATCAGCTCCCAGATGGCCTGGCATTGCTTGATATCTTCTCTGCTTATCCAAGAGGCAGGAGATCCAGGCAGCCAAGTGGGTAACTAGGTCTGCCTGTACCAGCTTCAAGGGAGTTGTCTGCATGCCCAGCTTCCACTTGTTTTCTACGACGACTCTTGGGTGCCATCCTTTCCTTTCCTAAGGGGACCCAGGCTCCCCTCTCTGGTTACTCACCCCTCCCCCGTGGTTCTGTGATGTCCTGCCCCCACCCTACCTCAGGCAGCCGTGGCTCAGGCTGGGACAGCCGTGCTTGTGCTCCTCGTGTGTCACAGGTGGGCGGCCTTCCCTGCAATCTTGGCCTCCTGGGCAACTGGCCCACAAGCAGGAGGGTGCATGTCATTTTCTTAACCAGTCTGTGGGAAGCCAGTTTTGGGGTTACTTCTGTATAGGGCCTTCTGGCAAGTGCCAGGGTTCAGGCAGCTACCTGGCACCCGAGGGCTCAGCTTGTAGGTTACGTACCTCTAGACTTAAGAGGCTTGTAACAGAGGGAAGCGAGGGATGGAAATGTTTAAATGGGGGGCAAAGCATCAGCTGGGTCTCATCCATTGGCTTCTTTGAAGAATCATACAAGGACAGGACTGGAGACCACACCGACTTTGGTTTTTATGTATCTTTACATCCTGTACTATCTGATCCTCACAACCACCTGTGACTTAATCATCTCTGTCCTGTAGCTAGATGAGATCACTGAACCCCAAAGAAATTGAGCAAAAATTTATtaggttcctcctcctcctgtcagGAATTCCGCACTCTCCCAGTAAAGGGGGAAGGGCAGATTGTTGGCACCAGTGCCTCCAGCTGCCAAGACCCCCCCGGTAGAGCCTGACACGTTTGGATTGGGCTTAGTGGAACATAATACACCTGTATAACCTTCCCTCACTTGAACCTCTGTCCTGCGGAAGAGGCAGGTCAGATGGTGCTTTCCCATTTTagggatgaagaaactgatgtttAGAGGTGAGTAGCTGGCCAGATGTCTGCCAGCCAGTCAGTGACAGAACCAGGAATCCAACAGGGTCACTGAAAGCTGTGTTTACCAGGCTCctccagtgtgtgtgtggggggggggggggactgcaCAGCTGGCTCCTGACGTTGGCTTCTCTTGCAGGTGCGTTGGTACCCTTCCTCTGACGCCACCCAGCAAGGATGGAAGTATCGGCAGTTCTGTTAGTTCTTCAGTAAGTGTTGGCCTCAGAGGCCCAGGACGAAAAGTACCCTCGGCTCTGGCCTTCTGCAGGGCAAGGGAGTCCCAACCTGAGAGCTTGCTAGCACAGGGTGCGCCTAGAGTTTGTTCACTGGGGCATCTGGCTGGCtttttcccttctcccacccctgcAACCACCTGCCATCCGCCTGTGCAGCCACCTCACGAAGGGAAGGAAAGCCTGGGTTCGGCTCCAGCCCGTGCCCCTGCTCACGaccacctctctcccctccctctagGTCTCTTCACCAGGGATTTGTTTCTGGGAACCTGTGTGGTGGCGCCCAAATAGGCGCCCTGAGCTTCTGCTGCCCGCAGGCGGCCTATGCAGAGCCTCCACTTCCTTCCAAAGACTGTGAATCTTAAGCCTGACTCAGTGGACTGCTTCctgtttcctttcctcctcttcctcagccCTGTTCCACCCCAAAGCCTTTCTCCAAGGCCTCCCAGAAGGGTTTGGGGGCCTTCTCACTGGCCCCATATCCAGCACGGAGGCCTCAGTGGGACCCAGCCAGGCCTGACCTCTTGCCTAAACTTGCTTCTGTAGCCGCACCTCCAGGGAACAAAGCATTGAATTCTGCATGGTTTCTGGCATGAATGAAGACACTTAAACTTGTATATATGTGAGTGTACAGTTTGTTCTTACACTGTGTCACTGTAGCAACAGGTCCTGGCCACTAATGGTTCATCATGCCTGGTGCCTCTCTCCACACCCGTCCCCACACCCCCCTTGCTCAGGGAGGACTGAGTCCTGCAGCTGGTTCTGCCCTGATGG
This region includes:
- the RBPMS2 gene encoding RNA-binding protein with multiple splicing 2; translation: MSNLKPDGEHSTGTGTGSGGTLEEEVRTLFVSGLPVDIKPRELYLLFRPFKGYEGSLIKLTSRQPVGFVIFDSRAGAEAAKNALNGIRFDPESPQTLRLEFAKANTKMAKSKLMATPNPTNAHPALGAHFITRDPYDLMGAALIPASPEAWAPYPLYTTELTPAISHAAFTYPAATAAAAALHAQLEACKDADCWFPDMLALPPEPGLSSSELGQEEEIQAAVAQAGTAVLVLLVCHRSLHQGFVSGNLCGGAQIGALSFCCPQAAYAEPPLPSKDCES